Below is a window of Falco peregrinus isolate bFalPer1 chromosome 3, bFalPer1.pri, whole genome shotgun sequence DNA.
TGGACCTGCTCATGGGCTCCACCAAGGCAGAGACCAGGCTCCAGCCGTGGCTCAGGGACCTACCGGATCCCGAAGACGCAGTGGACGTAGTTCCAGATGGCCCGGCGCAGCATGGACGTGTCCACGCCACAGTGCATGGCGATGGTGTTGTACGTCAGGTTGTAGACGACTTGAAACTTCTCATCCAGGAGTTGCCCCACGTCAGGGTAGAGGCGGTTGATCAGCGAGTAGCCGTGGTCCTCCCAGGTGTAATCCTGCCGGAGAAATCCTGCTGGGATAGGGGCTTGATGGGGAAATGTGGGGTCCCTTCAAAGCCAGGGACACAAGCTGGGGTCTCCCACACACattgacacacacacacccccccccccagctatTACCATCTCGGTGCATGGCTCAGACAGCTCCAGCCTGGTTCCAGGCCCTCACCCTCTGCACCCACGCTGTCCATGGCCCCAGGAACCGCGCCGCTGTCCCCTCACCAAGACAAGCAGGACctgccacccagcaccctgccaccCCTTCCCCTCTTGCTGGTGTGGGACTGCCAACACCCACCTGCGCACGGAAAGTGGGGGGTGCCTGCTCGCCTCTCCGCGTGAAGTCTTTGTAGCCGAACTCGGGGTCCTCCACGAAGCAGAGGACGTTGGACTGCAGGGAGTGATCCACAATATCTACAAGGCACCACCGCAGTGGCCGTGAGTGATGTGGTGTGACCCCAGacagagccagccctgcagctgaggGCCTAGTCCTGCTTTTCCCTGGGAAGATGCTGGctccttccccccttccctgggATTTCCCAGGCCCAAAGGGACCCCgtccccagccagctgcatccctgcacCTCCTCACCCGAGGGAGCGACCAGCAAActctcagtcttctcctgtTCGAAGCGCGTCGCCATCTCCTCCTGCGTGacaccctcctcctccagctggctttcctgcagcagcttcatCCTCTCCATCAGCACTTCCACCTCCTGCATGGCATCTTTGCCCTGGCAAAGCAGAGGACAGAGTCaaccctgccccaggctgcaaACGGCTGCAGAGGGGTTGCaagcctccagcagcacagagccactctcagctctgctgtcacttggaacagccccagggctgctctaAAGAGCATTTGCCTCTGGATTTGTCCTGCTCAGGTCCCATCTGCTCCCACGACTCGTCCCTGGGaccaggaggaaggggaagccCTGTGGAGGATGCTACCGCACAGAGGATGTTACTGCACAGCCCTAAAGCATCCGCTGTTCCCAATAAAAGGCCCTGGGGTGACTCCCAGGGGAAGCACCATAAGCAGTCCAGCACCCCACCACGCCTTCTCTttccacccacacccccacaaGGCAAAGCTCCCCCTTTACCCCAGAGCTCCCCAGGCTGTCGTCGGAGGCTGGGCTACTGTCGCTGTGGGGTGaggggggctggcagctgtGCCCCCCATCCTGGTCCTCCTCGGGGTTGATGCCGCAGCCAAAGACAAAGGAAGCGAGCGAGTGGTAGTGGGTGAGGAGCACCAGGGCCTGCACCAGCTCCGCCAGCGACCAGCTGTGCTCCCCCGTCTTCAGCAGAGCCTGCAAGGCAGAGGGGTTGGAGAgatcccccagccccccagctcgCTGTGCCGTACCCCCCACCACACCCCAGAGCTGGGGTAAGCCAAGGGCAGGGAGACAGGAGGGTGTTTGGGATGTGCCTCTCCCCATAGACCAGCCGCCGTCAGCAGGACAGTCCCCAGTCATGGGGGACATGTCTCCCCTTCCCGTCTGTTGGGAGCAACACAGACCCTGCCCTCCAGCTCAGACTCCCCCAGCTCTAAAAGGGTTCAACTTGGGAGGGTTGTGCAAGCAGGGATGCGGCCCCTGGGGTCAAGCACCCAAACCCAGCGTGTTTTGTAGTGCGGCAGCATCATCTCACCTCGATGTGCTCCTTGGTGACGAGCCAGGGCCTGTGGGCCAGCAGTTTGTTGATCTCGTTGAGGTTCCTGAGTTTTTGGGGGGCACagtgcagcccctgcagccacGCTGGGTTGCCCCCTGCCTGCAGGAACTCCCCCATGTGCAAACCCACCAGGTAGGAGCACTGGTGCcgggctgctgcctgtggggaAAGCTGGGCAGTCAGCCCCCAGCGCTGCCCAGGGGACCCCAACCCTGCTACAAGCCCTTGGAGAAGCCAAGGCAGGGAgccaccccccacacacacatcaCTCTTGGAGGGTTTTCCCTGGGGATAAGCCAGGGACATCTGCACAGCCCCCTGCCAATGCCAGTCCCCAGGGGCCCTGGAGCGGAGGGGTGCTGGGCTACCCCAGGTGGGCACCGCGGGACCAACCCCAAAGGGGCTTCCAAGCCTCCGGGACCACAGGTCAGAGAGGGCCCATCTGTGGGGTCCCAAACCTTCCCGCCTCCAGGCAAAAACCCAGCAGCGGTGCCAGGACCCCACGTCACCCCCAGGGACCCCacacccccagggacccccatcCTCACCATGATGGCGATGTAGTGGCGCTTGTGGTAGGGCAGGGGCCCGTCCATGCGCAGGAGGAGGTACTGGGTCTTCCAGAAGCTGCTGAGATACTGGGGGTGCAGCCCCATGACCATGGTGATGTTGTCCACCCTGCCCGCCGAGACGAAGGCCTCGATGAGGAGCTGGCGCAGGCTGCTCTCTGCGCCTTCCTGTGGGATCTGCcaggatggggagaggagggtggTGAAGGGCTGTGTGCCGCAGCCCCCCACTCTTCCCAACAGCCCCCCTAACCTAGAAGGGAGACCTCCCCGCCTTGCATTAAGCTCCAGTGGCCAGCAGGACTCAGGCATCCAGGAGCACCCAACCCACAGCATCAGATGCTCACCCAGTTGAAGGCACCCAGCCTCCCACCCGCCGCCCGGTACGGACAGCGCCGGCAGCCCCCACTGCCCGTCTCCCCACtccgggggggcagggggtgatTGGGGGTCTCCATGCCAGAGCCCGCACAGCCCAGCTTGCTCGGCCCGTGGGTTGGGTTGTTTATTTGGGCACTGGTGTGCAGCGGGGAGGAGACGGGGCTCAGctcccccctcccagcctctccaCCCCCGCCGCGGTGACGAAACCACGGTGCTATCTCTGCCGAAGGGGGAACCATCTGGGACACCAGCAGTGGGTGCTGAGATAGGACTGAGGGtgccccagcacagggagcCCCCGGGGATTTCGGGGTGCAGTTTTCAGGGGGGCAGGACgggggctgcctctgcagcacaggggaaAGGCAGAAGTGTTTGGATgagtggggaaactgaggcacaagcGGGGCAGGGACTTGGGGTAGGAAAACACCAAGGTGAAACAACAGAACTGCTCCCCCATTCCTCCAAAACTagtcgtccccccccccccccccccccactgccaCAGGGATACCCCAGGCTGGGTgacccatccccatcccacccctcctccccattcaccccccctccccagcatcccacccCAGCTAGGCACTAACAGTTGGGGTCGGGGGGTGGGAATCTTTCCTTAACAGTGCCCTGGCCCCCccacccagggcagggaggggtggaggAGCCCcccagcagggagggatgcaCAGACCTAAGACCACCCTCACCGCTCTTACCTCTCCCAGGGGGATGAAGGTGCTgggccccttccccagctgctggtggaCCTCGACCCCTCTGTCCtaggaaagaaagagcaatGGCTTTagcccagcaccagggcagctgGGAGCCGCCGAGCATCCCCAGGACAAgcagccggcggcggcgggacgaGCGCGGTGGCACCGGAAGGGGTGACTCAGGCAGCCACCCCGCATGGGCCACGGGGCCACGCGCCCATCGCCCCCGCGCTCTTGCGTCAGGCTGGGCAGCACCTGATGAAATCAGGCAGGGGTGTTGCTCTGCACCCCGGGAGGTGTGACACGCCGGGACTATGCCAGAGCACCCGAGCTGCGGCATCGCCGGCCGGGAGAGCGGTGACACCCCCGGTGCCCGAGTCTTGGTTTACCACCTCCACGGGAAAACCAGAGCCCGGGGGGCCCACAGGACAGTGGCAGGTCCTGGGAGCTGTGGTTTgcagtcagcagcagaaatactgtGGTGCCTGGGGTTCCCGCTAACTGCCCCCCCCCGGCACAAATTCCGATAAACATCTCCGccaagttgggtttttttacccctCTCCCCAGATCCGTTAACACGGTTAAAACGGAAACCAGCCACCCGGTTACAGGGTGCTCTCTGCACTCCAGGCACAGGGTTCAGCTCCTTTCTGACCCCcccatgctgcagctgccccccagctctccagggAAAAGCAGTTTCCACGCTCTATTTTCTCCAAGCAggtatttttctcctctctgctgggggaagcggggcggaggggggcTGGCTGCACCCAACCAGGGTTCAGTGATGGGGGTGCCACAAGCGGGACCCCCAGTTCAGAGCACAAGACCAGGACCCTCCGAGTCCCCCCACTGCAGGGGTGGCTCAGTGCCCATGGGGACCCCTCAGCCAGCCCCCGAGCTGAAACACAGGGATGCAGCAGAGCCTGAATCCCCCCCCACTCCCCGTCCTTGTCCCATTTTTGCACCGCAGCATCCCACCAGCTCGCAAGTTTTCAGTGGTGCAGGGGAAATTTCTCTGCCTGCATCACAACAGCACCCACAGATGCCAACCACAGACGGGGGatgcagcacccagcccctAGAGCTAAAATAATCCCCCCAAAACACCTACAGAGAGCACTGGtgtgctgctgggagaagagagggTGGAAAAAGGTTCAAGTGCTCCCAGCCATGGGAAGGAGGcgagggggaagggggggctggTGCAGGGTCCCCCCAAAACCAGGAGGAACACGGTGCTTGCACAAAACCACGACC
It encodes the following:
- the SESN2 gene encoding sestrin-2 isoform X2; amino-acid sequence: MEKQWGGLSSPAPCCLRGWKSCCLCLVDLPCRRLSVAVLSQGASWSTKEALSPQTDRGVEVHQQLGKGPSTFIPLGEIPQEGAESSLRQLLIEAFVSAGRVDNITMVMGLHPQYLSSFWKTQYLLLRMDGPLPYHKRHYIAIMAAARHQCSYLVGLHMGEFLQAGGNPAWLQGLHCAPQKLRNLNEINKLLAHRPWLVTKEHIEALLKTGEHSWSLAELVQALVLLTHYHSLASFVFGCGINPEEDQDGGHSCQPPSPHSDSSPASDDSLGSSGGKDAMQEVEVLMERMKLLQESQLEEEGVTQEEMATRFEQEKTESLLVAPSDIVDHSLQSNVLCFVEDPEFGYKDFTRRGEQAPPTFRAQDYTWEDHGYSLINRLYPDVGQLLDEKFQVVYNLTYNTIAMHCGVDTSMLRRAIWNYVHCVFGIRYDDYDYGEVNQLLERSLKIYIKTVACYPEKTTKRMYTQFWRHFKHSEKVHINLLLLEARMQAALLYALRAVTRYMT
- the SESN2 gene encoding sestrin-2 isoform X3 gives rise to the protein MLVAGSPCRPAGLEEQRGCGARRGGEDRGVEVHQQLGKGPSTFIPLGEIPQEGAESSLRQLLIEAFVSAGRVDNITMVMGLHPQYLSSFWKTQYLLLRMDGPLPYHKRHYIAIMAAARHQCSYLVGLHMGEFLQAGGNPAWLQGLHCAPQKLRNLNEINKLLAHRPWLVTKEHIEALLKTGEHSWSLAELVQALVLLTHYHSLASFVFGCGINPEEDQDGGHSCQPPSPHSDSSPASDDSLGSSGGKDAMQEVEVLMERMKLLQESQLEEEGVTQEEMATRFEQEKTESLLVAPSDIVDHSLQSNVLCFVEDPEFGYKDFTRRGEQAPPTFRAQDYTWEDHGYSLINRLYPDVGQLLDEKFQVVYNLTYNTIAMHCGVDTSMLRRAIWNYVHCVFGIRYDDYDYGEVNQLLERSLKIYIKTVACYPEKTTKRMYTQFWRHFKHSEKVHINLLLLEARMQAALLYALRAVTRYMT
- the SESN2 gene encoding sestrin-2 isoform X1, translating into METPNHPLPPRSGETGSGGCRRCPYRAAGGRLGAFNWIPQEGAESSLRQLLIEAFVSAGRVDNITMVMGLHPQYLSSFWKTQYLLLRMDGPLPYHKRHYIAIMAAARHQCSYLVGLHMGEFLQAGGNPAWLQGLHCAPQKLRNLNEINKLLAHRPWLVTKEHIEALLKTGEHSWSLAELVQALVLLTHYHSLASFVFGCGINPEEDQDGGHSCQPPSPHSDSSPASDDSLGSSGGKDAMQEVEVLMERMKLLQESQLEEEGVTQEEMATRFEQEKTESLLVAPSDIVDHSLQSNVLCFVEDPEFGYKDFTRRGEQAPPTFRAQDYTWEDHGYSLINRLYPDVGQLLDEKFQVVYNLTYNTIAMHCGVDTSMLRRAIWNYVHCVFGIRYDDYDYGEVNQLLERSLKIYIKTVACYPEKTTKRMYTQFWRHFKHSEKVHINLLLLEARMQAALLYALRAVTRYMT